Proteins from a single region of Paraglaciecola sp. T6c:
- a CDS encoding guanosine-5'-triphosphate,3'-diphosphate pyrophosphatase, whose protein sequence is MITSTRLPQNHPEELYAAVDLGSNSFHLVIVRVVAGSVQIIGKVKQKVRLAAGLDDNMMLDNESLERGWRCLETFAERLQDIPRDNIRVVATATLRLAKNADVFTVKAQQILDHTLSVISGEEEARQIYLGVAYTSANQGNSLVIDIGGASTEIIIGNDMTPIHLVSLNMGCVTFKERHFAGDVLSEENFAAAIDAAKAMVDAVADKFVCFDWQQCLGASGTPQAITEILVAQGISDAIRLDYLYNLRQQCIDCSTLDNLIIDGLDESRRIIFPSGLAILIALFESLSIRDMQISGGALREGLIYGMLENMQQNDRRMQTIHQHMQHFHIDSEQAERVTEVALTLFKQLSEQTDVDGIDGEAMLVAAAMLHETGLHIEYKLHHKHGAYILGHVPMVGYTNLQRDGIKTLVLNHRQQISPEVFDQNHSETRGIMRSLVRVLRLACILSIRRKDNLLPQFCLEVEENDWRLVFPEGWLKAHPLIDAELANEKWQQHKMGWHLTCE, encoded by the coding sequence ATGATTACATCTACCCGATTACCGCAAAATCACCCCGAAGAGCTATATGCAGCCGTTGATTTAGGTTCAAATAGTTTTCACTTAGTGATAGTTCGCGTGGTAGCGGGTAGTGTACAAATTATTGGTAAAGTGAAGCAAAAAGTGCGTTTAGCCGCAGGGCTAGACGATAACATGATGCTTGACAATGAAAGTTTAGAGCGCGGCTGGCGCTGCCTCGAAACGTTCGCAGAGCGTCTGCAGGACATTCCCCGAGACAACATTCGTGTGGTGGCAACCGCCACGTTACGTTTAGCTAAAAATGCTGACGTATTTACCGTAAAAGCCCAACAAATCCTCGATCACACACTAAGCGTTATCAGTGGTGAAGAAGAAGCACGGCAAATTTATTTGGGCGTGGCATACACCTCTGCCAATCAAGGTAATTCTTTGGTTATTGATATTGGTGGCGCGAGTACCGAGATCATTATCGGCAACGATATGACCCCCATTCATCTGGTTAGTCTCAACATGGGCTGCGTGACGTTTAAAGAGCGTCACTTTGCAGGTGATGTCCTCAGCGAGGAAAACTTTGCAGCAGCGATTGATGCAGCCAAAGCGATGGTCGATGCTGTTGCAGATAAGTTCGTATGCTTTGACTGGCAGCAGTGCTTAGGCGCATCAGGTACACCTCAAGCGATTACAGAAATCTTAGTTGCCCAAGGGATCAGTGATGCCATTAGGCTCGACTATCTTTACAACTTGCGCCAGCAATGTATTGATTGCTCGACGCTCGACAACTTAATAATTGATGGTTTGGATGAATCCAGGCGGATTATTTTCCCCAGTGGCTTAGCCATTCTCATCGCTTTATTCGAATCGTTGTCTATCCGCGATATGCAGATATCAGGGGGCGCACTACGAGAAGGTCTTATCTATGGCATGCTGGAAAACATGCAGCAGAATGACCGCCGTATGCAAACGATCCATCAGCATATGCAGCACTTTCACATTGATTCGGAGCAAGCGGAACGGGTCACTGAGGTCGCCCTGACGTTGTTTAAGCAACTTAGTGAGCAAACTGACGTTGACGGTATCGATGGTGAGGCCATGCTGGTTGCGGCCGCTATGTTGCATGAAACTGGTTTACACATTGAATACAAATTGCATCACAAGCACGGTGCTTACATTTTAGGTCACGTGCCTATGGTGGGGTATACCAATTTACAACGTGATGGCATAAAAACGCTGGTATTGAATCATCGTCAGCAAATATCACCTGAAGTATTCGATCAAAACCACAGTGAAACCCGGGGCATTATGCGCAGCCTAGTAAGGGTGCTGCGTCTAGCTTGTATTTTGTCGATACGCCGTAAAGATAACCTTCTACCGCAATTTTGCTTAGAGGTAGAAGAAAATGACTGGCGCTTAGTGTTCCCCGAAGGCTGGTTGAAAGCGCATCCTTTAATCGATGCAGAATTGGCTAATGAGAAGTGGCAGCAACACAAAATGGGTTGGCACCTCACCTGCGAGTAA
- the rhlB gene encoding ATP-dependent RNA helicase RhlB, translating to MQTTHLTETHFADLPINEQVVKALSAANFSHCTPIQALSLPPLLEGNDIAGQAQTGTGKTIAFLVATFHYLLSNPQPTKKQPRAIIMAPTRELAVQIFNDAELLSQHTGLSLGLIYGGEGYQSQREKLEEGVDIIIGTTGRIIDYYKQNIFSLAGIQVAVLDEADRMFDLGFIKDIRYLFNRMPKPTERLSMLFSATLSYRVQELAYEHMDNPTHVQVEPERKTGTRIKEELFYPSDEDKMALLLSLMEEEWPDKAIVFANTKHSCEKVADWLQADGHRVGLLSGDVPQNKRLKILEDFTSGKLDILVATDVAARGLHIPMVSHVFNYDLPDDAEDYVHRIGRTGRAGQSGSSISFACERYALNLPAIETYIEHAIPVTEYQADALLRDVTPPKPRHKKRMQNGRNPQKRQSSGSRNRRKP from the coding sequence ATGCAAACAACTCATTTAACCGAAACACATTTCGCGGACTTGCCAATCAATGAGCAAGTCGTTAAGGCGTTATCCGCCGCAAACTTTAGTCACTGCACGCCCATTCAAGCGTTAAGCTTGCCCCCTCTATTAGAAGGGAATGACATAGCAGGTCAAGCGCAAACCGGAACCGGTAAAACTATCGCGTTCTTGGTGGCAACTTTTCATTACTTGCTAAGTAATCCGCAGCCCACTAAAAAACAACCAAGAGCCATTATTATGGCGCCAACCAGAGAGTTGGCGGTTCAGATCTTTAACGATGCTGAACTGCTAAGTCAACACACTGGTTTGTCTCTCGGTTTGATTTATGGGGGCGAGGGTTATCAAAGTCAACGGGAAAAGCTGGAAGAAGGTGTAGATATTATTATCGGCACTACCGGCAGGATCATTGACTACTACAAGCAGAACATTTTTTCGTTAGCCGGTATTCAAGTCGCTGTACTTGATGAAGCGGACCGTATGTTCGATTTAGGCTTTATTAAAGATATTCGTTATCTTTTCAATCGCATGCCTAAACCGACAGAGCGTTTAAGCATGTTGTTCTCGGCGACGTTGTCGTACCGAGTACAAGAGCTAGCTTATGAGCACATGGATAACCCCACTCACGTGCAAGTTGAGCCCGAACGCAAAACCGGCACGCGCATCAAAGAAGAGCTCTTTTATCCTTCTGATGAAGATAAAATGGCCTTGCTACTTAGTTTGATGGAAGAAGAATGGCCGGATAAAGCCATTGTTTTTGCGAATACTAAGCACAGCTGTGAGAAAGTTGCCGACTGGCTACAAGCAGATGGTCATCGAGTGGGTCTATTAAGCGGTGATGTTCCTCAGAACAAGCGCTTAAAAATCCTTGAAGATTTCACGTCTGGCAAGCTAGATATACTGGTTGCTACCGATGTGGCCGCTCGAGGCTTGCACATTCCTATGGTTAGTCACGTGTTTAACTATGACTTACCAGATGATGCTGAAGATTACGTACATCGTATCGGCCGCACCGGTCGTGCTGGTCAAAGCGGTAGCTCAATCAGCTTTGCTTGTGAACGTTACGCGTTAAACTTGCCAGCGATTGAAACCTACATTGAGCATGCTATTCCGGTAACAGAATATCAAGCTGATGCACTACTTCGAGATGTGACACCACCTAAGCCTCGCCATAAAAAGCGAATGCAGAATGGTCGCAACCCTCAGAAGCGCCAATCATCAGGCTCGCGTAACCGCAGGAAGCCATGA
- the trxA gene encoding thioredoxin TrxA: MSDKIIQLSDDSFEADVINATGPVLVDFWAEWCGPCKMIAPILHEIADEFDGKLTVGKLNVDENNETPPKYGIRGIPTLLLFKGGNVAATKVGALSKSQLEEFLNENI, translated from the coding sequence ATGAGCGACAAAATTATCCAGTTATCGGACGATAGTTTCGAGGCAGATGTTATCAATGCTACTGGTCCTGTACTAGTTGACTTCTGGGCGGAATGGTGCGGTCCGTGTAAGATGATTGCGCCAATTTTGCATGAAATTGCTGACGAATTCGACGGCAAGTTAACAGTTGGCAAGCTGAATGTCGATGAAAATAACGAAACACCACCTAAGTATGGTATCCGTGGCATCCCTACTTTGCTTTTATTTAAAGGCGGAAATGTAGCTGCAACTAAAGTCGGCGCACTATCTAAAAGCCAATTAGAAGAGTTTTTGAACGAAAACATCTAA
- the rho gene encoding transcription termination factor Rho yields MNLTELKNKPISELVGLAEKMGLENMARARKQDIIFSILKTHAKSGEDIFGDGVLEILQDGFGFLRSNDASYLAGPDDIYVSPSQIRRFNLRTGDTISGKIRPPKDSERYFALLKISEVNFDRPENARNKILFENLTPLHANERLVMERGNGSTEDITARVLDLASPIGRGQRGLIVAPPKAGKTLLLQNIAQSIAANHPECLLMVLLIDERPEEVTEMQRLVQGEVVASTFDEPASRHVQVAEMVIEKAKRLVEHKKDVVILLDSITRLARAYNTVIPSSGKVLTGGVDANALHKPKRFFGAARNIEEGGSLTIIATALIDTGSKMDEVIYEEFKGTGNMELHLNRKIAEKRVFPAIDYNRSGTRREELLTTPDELQKMWILRKIVHEMSEIDAIEFLIGKLSMTKTNNEFFTAMRKQKS; encoded by the coding sequence ATGAACCTAACGGAACTCAAGAACAAACCCATCAGTGAGCTGGTTGGACTGGCCGAAAAAATGGGCCTAGAAAACATGGCTCGCGCTCGTAAGCAAGACATTATATTTTCAATTTTGAAAACCCACGCCAAAAGTGGTGAAGATATTTTCGGCGACGGCGTCCTAGAAATACTTCAAGACGGCTTTGGTTTCTTGCGTTCTAACGACGCATCATACTTGGCGGGACCAGATGATATCTACGTATCACCTAGTCAGATACGTCGCTTTAACTTGCGCACCGGCGATACCATTTCAGGTAAAATTCGCCCCCCCAAAGACAGCGAGCGATACTTTGCCCTGTTGAAGATCAGCGAAGTTAACTTTGACCGCCCTGAAAACGCCCGTAACAAAATCTTATTCGAAAACTTAACGCCACTGCATGCCAATGAGCGTTTAGTCATGGAGCGAGGCAACGGCAGTACCGAAGATATTACTGCTCGCGTACTTGATTTAGCCTCTCCAATCGGCCGTGGTCAACGTGGTCTTATCGTTGCACCGCCTAAAGCCGGTAAAACGCTTTTACTACAGAACATCGCCCAATCAATTGCAGCAAATCATCCAGAATGTTTGCTCATGGTATTGTTGATTGATGAGCGCCCAGAAGAAGTGACTGAGATGCAACGCCTTGTACAAGGTGAAGTGGTTGCTTCTACCTTTGATGAGCCTGCGAGTCGTCACGTACAAGTGGCTGAAATGGTAATTGAAAAAGCCAAACGTCTAGTCGAACACAAGAAAGATGTGGTTATCTTACTTGATTCAATCACACGTTTAGCCCGAGCGTACAACACCGTAATCCCATCATCCGGTAAAGTACTTACTGGTGGTGTTGATGCTAACGCATTACACAAGCCTAAGCGTTTCTTTGGTGCTGCGCGTAACATCGAAGAAGGCGGCAGCTTAACCATTATTGCTACTGCGCTTATCGATACTGGCTCTAAAATGGATGAAGTTATCTACGAAGAGTTTAAAGGTACGGGTAACATGGAATTACACCTGAACCGCAAAATTGCGGAAAAGCGTGTTTTCCCAGCGATTGACTACAATCGCTCTGGTACTCGCCGCGAAGAATTACTGACCACCCCAGACGAATTACAAAAGATGTGGATCTTACGTAAAATCGTGCATGAAATGTCAGAAATTGACGCAATTGAATTTTTAATTGGTAAGTTGTCTATGACCAAAACCAATAATGAATTCTTCACTGCGATGCGCAAGCAAAAAAGCTAG
- the purE gene encoding 5-(carboxyamino)imidazole ribonucleotide mutase encodes MPQVAIVMGSKSDWPTMAQAAKMLDALGVSYHAQVVSAHRTPALLTEFSETAADKGYQVIIGGAGGAAHLPGMIAAHTHLPVFGVPVRSSQLSGVDSLYSIVQMPKGVAVGTLAIGEAGAANAGLLAAQVVALHDETVRDAIIQFRQKQTADVLAQPALELPE; translated from the coding sequence ATGCCTCAAGTTGCGATTGTTATGGGTTCAAAGTCTGATTGGCCCACCATGGCCCAAGCGGCAAAAATGTTAGATGCCTTAGGCGTAAGTTATCACGCCCAAGTGGTGTCGGCTCATCGCACCCCTGCCCTGTTAACAGAATTTTCAGAAACGGCAGCCGACAAAGGTTACCAAGTGATTATTGGTGGCGCTGGCGGCGCTGCGCACTTACCTGGCATGATAGCCGCGCATACTCACCTGCCGGTATTTGGTGTGCCCGTGCGTTCAAGCCAGCTAAGTGGAGTAGATTCTTTGTACTCAATTGTACAAATGCCCAAAGGCGTTGCTGTAGGTACCTTAGCTATAGGTGAAGCTGGCGCAGCTAACGCCGGCTTACTTGCCGCGCAAGTTGTTGCTTTGCATGATGAAACCGTACGCGATGCGATTATTCAATTCAGACAAAAACAAACGGCTGACGTATTAGCCCAACCCGCACTGGAACTACCTGAATGA
- a CDS encoding 5-(carboxyamino)imidazole ribonucleotide synthase: MNVLILGSGQLARMMALTGVPLGIEVRAVDVSNHKVVNPIDKKVMDIHLETAIEAADAISVEFEHIPEPLLEQVNRSGKLMPSVEAIAAGADRVKEKALLDKLNIANCPYMIVDDAAKLEQAVAQLGEKLIIKASRDGYDGYGQWRLSSKEQLPDIKQALAELDLKKVPLVVEKMLSFEREVSLVGARGKNGQIALYPLVENLHHQGQLHTCVAPAPAITPELVTQAEQIFTALASELNYVGVLAVEFFQMGDTLLVNEIAPRVHNSGHWSMQGADTCQFENHLRAICELPLGSTQVLAPSVMLNVIGCDLPPKDMLSVPRTHLHGYMKTPRAKRKMGHINITGNDYAELGEAMQKLQKWLPKSYFPTLNSEAERLLQIK, from the coding sequence ATGAACGTGCTGATTTTAGGCTCCGGCCAACTCGCCAGAATGATGGCGCTAACAGGTGTGCCCCTAGGAATTGAAGTACGAGCGGTAGATGTAAGCAACCATAAAGTGGTTAACCCCATAGACAAAAAGGTGATGGATATTCACCTTGAAACGGCTATTGAGGCCGCCGACGCGATTTCTGTTGAGTTCGAGCACATTCCAGAGCCTTTACTTGAACAAGTCAATCGTAGTGGTAAGCTGATGCCAAGTGTTGAAGCCATCGCAGCCGGAGCTGACAGAGTTAAAGAAAAAGCGTTACTCGACAAGCTCAATATCGCCAATTGCCCTTACATGATTGTGGATGACGCGGCTAAGCTCGAACAAGCCGTTGCACAACTAGGCGAAAAGCTGATCATTAAAGCCAGCCGCGACGGCTACGACGGTTACGGTCAATGGCGCTTATCTAGCAAAGAGCAACTGCCTGATATCAAGCAAGCACTGGCCGAGCTTGATTTAAAGAAAGTGCCTTTAGTGGTTGAAAAAATGCTCAGCTTTGAGCGTGAAGTGTCATTAGTTGGCGCACGCGGTAAGAACGGACAGATCGCTCTTTATCCTTTGGTTGAAAACCTACATCATCAAGGCCAGTTGCATACCTGTGTTGCACCTGCACCGGCCATCACCCCTGAATTAGTCACTCAAGCCGAGCAGATTTTTACCGCCCTCGCTAGCGAGCTAAATTACGTTGGCGTACTGGCAGTGGAATTCTTCCAGATGGGTGACACGCTGCTAGTCAATGAAATCGCCCCACGCGTGCATAACTCAGGGCATTGGAGCATGCAAGGTGCCGATACCTGTCAGTTCGAAAATCACCTGCGCGCTATCTGTGAATTACCACTAGGTTCAACCCAAGTGTTGGCACCAAGCGTAATGCTTAACGTAATTGGTTGTGATTTACCGCCAAAAGACATGCTCAGTGTACCTAGAACCCATTTACACGGCTATATGAAAACCCCACGCGCCAAGCGCAAGATGGGCCACATCAATATCACTGGCAATGATTACGCTGAACTGGGCGAAGCGATGCAGAAACTGCAAAAGTGGTTACCGAAAAGCTATTTCCCGACACTGAACAGTGAAGCAGAGCGCCTTTTACAGATAAAATAA
- a CDS encoding Tex family protein, whose product MIIEKIASELQVKPTQVQAAVTLLDEGSSVPFIARYRKEATNGLDDIQLRQLEQRLIYLRDINDRRNVILKTIDEQGKLTDQLKRSILSCDNKTELEDLYLPYKPKRRTKGQIAIEAGLQPLADTLFADPTLSPESEAAKFIAADKGVADEKAALEGAKFILMEKFAEDAALLQKVRQYLMENAHIKSSVVKGKEKEAAKYSDYFAHSERLSKIPSHRCLALFRGRNENFLQVSMDADPQKEESDKSSFGEHIIAQHLGLNFSNRAADAWLASVVQWTWKVKIALHMETELFGVIKEKAEQEAIQVFAKNLNDLLMAAPAGAKTTMGLDPGLRTGVKVAIVDATGKVLATSTIFPHVPQNLWDKSLRTLGMLCKQHKVKLISIGNGTGSRETDKLAAEVIKANPELGLSKIMVSEAGASVYSASELASNELPDMDVSLRGAVSIARRLQDPLAELVKIEPKAIGVGQYQHDVSQSNLGRSLDRVIEDCVNAVGVDLNMASAALLSHVSGLNRTLATNIVNFRDTNGAFSSRKDLLKVERLGPKAYEQAAGFLRIVNGTNPLDASAVHPEAYPVVQAIVSNSGSAVNDLIGNTELLKKLEPQQFVDDSFGLPTVTDIISELLKPGRDPRPEFKTATFKEGVSSLNDLKEGMILEGVVSNVANFGAFVDVGVHQDGLVHISAMTDKYISDPREIVKTGDIVKVKVMEVDVARKRVSFTMRLNDDISAKPNQSRGNSDNKPRQGNRPSGKTQNKKPAPASANQAMGNAFADAFAKAKK is encoded by the coding sequence ATGATCATTGAAAAAATCGCGAGTGAACTTCAGGTAAAACCCACTCAAGTACAAGCTGCCGTCACCTTGTTAGATGAAGGCTCGAGTGTCCCTTTTATTGCTCGCTATCGTAAAGAGGCCACAAATGGCTTAGATGACATTCAACTCCGTCAGCTTGAGCAGCGTTTGATTTACCTGCGCGATATTAATGACAGACGTAACGTGATCCTCAAAACGATTGATGAGCAAGGCAAGCTTACAGACCAACTTAAGCGCAGTATTTTAAGCTGCGACAACAAGACCGAATTAGAAGATTTATACCTGCCTTACAAACCTAAGCGTCGCACTAAGGGGCAAATAGCCATCGAAGCAGGCTTACAGCCTCTTGCAGACACTTTATTTGCCGACCCGACCTTATCGCCTGAGTCTGAAGCCGCAAAGTTCATTGCTGCAGATAAGGGCGTAGCTGACGAAAAGGCAGCGTTAGAGGGGGCAAAATTCATCTTGATGGAGAAATTTGCTGAAGATGCAGCATTGCTACAAAAAGTGCGCCAGTACTTAATGGAAAACGCTCATATCAAAAGCAGTGTGGTTAAAGGTAAAGAAAAAGAAGCGGCTAAATATTCAGATTACTTTGCGCACAGTGAACGCCTCAGTAAAATACCATCGCACCGCTGCCTAGCCTTGTTTCGCGGCCGAAATGAGAACTTTCTGCAAGTATCAATGGATGCTGATCCGCAAAAAGAAGAATCAGACAAAAGCTCATTCGGTGAACACATCATTGCCCAGCATCTGGGTTTGAATTTTAGTAACCGTGCGGCGGATGCGTGGTTAGCGAGTGTCGTTCAGTGGACATGGAAAGTAAAAATTGCTCTTCACATGGAAACAGAATTGTTTGGTGTGATAAAAGAAAAAGCCGAACAAGAAGCAATTCAGGTGTTTGCTAAAAATTTAAATGACTTGTTGATGGCGGCGCCTGCTGGGGCGAAAACCACCATGGGTCTTGATCCCGGTTTACGTACCGGCGTAAAAGTGGCAATCGTTGATGCCACAGGTAAAGTGCTAGCCACCAGCACCATATTCCCCCATGTGCCGCAAAATTTGTGGGACAAAAGCCTGCGAACGCTAGGTATGCTGTGTAAGCAACACAAGGTGAAGTTAATCAGCATTGGTAACGGCACAGGTTCACGTGAAACAGACAAGCTCGCCGCAGAGGTTATTAAAGCTAACCCCGAACTGGGTTTGAGCAAAATTATGGTCAGTGAAGCAGGCGCATCGGTTTATTCGGCCTCTGAGCTGGCATCAAATGAACTACCCGATATGGATGTGTCGCTTCGCGGCGCTGTATCCATCGCTAGGCGCTTACAAGATCCACTCGCAGAGCTGGTTAAAATTGAACCCAAAGCTATCGGTGTTGGTCAGTACCAACATGACGTAAGCCAAAGTAACTTGGGGCGCTCACTTGACCGTGTTATTGAAGATTGTGTAAACGCCGTTGGCGTGGATTTAAACATGGCTTCGGCCGCGCTATTAAGTCATGTATCAGGCTTAAACCGCACACTTGCCACCAACATCGTAAATTTCAGAGATACCAATGGCGCGTTTAGCAGTCGCAAAGACTTGTTAAAAGTAGAACGCTTAGGGCCAAAAGCCTACGAGCAAGCCGCTGGCTTTTTACGCATAGTAAATGGCACTAACCCGCTTGATGCCTCGGCAGTTCACCCTGAAGCTTACCCTGTGGTCCAAGCCATAGTGAGTAACTCAGGCAGTGCTGTTAATGATTTAATTGGTAACACTGAGCTATTGAAAAAGCTTGAGCCGCAGCAATTTGTGGATGATTCATTCGGGTTGCCCACAGTGACTGATATCATCAGTGAGCTACTTAAGCCAGGCCGAGACCCTCGTCCTGAATTCAAAACCGCCACCTTTAAAGAGGGCGTGTCGTCGCTTAACGATTTAAAAGAAGGCATGATTTTAGAGGGCGTAGTGAGCAACGTCGCTAATTTTGGCGCGTTCGTTGATGTAGGTGTCCACCAAGACGGTTTAGTGCATATCTCGGCTATGACTGACAAATACATTTCTGACCCACGGGAAATCGTCAAAACCGGTGACATTGTTAAGGTCAAGGTAATGGAAGTAGATGTGGCGCGTAAGCGTGTGTCATTCACCATGCGCTTGAATGACGATATCAGCGCCAAGCCGAATCAAAGCCGCGGCAACAGTGACAATAAACCTCGTCAAGGCAACAGGCCAAGTGGTAAGACTCAAAATAAGAAACCCGCACCTGCTTCTGCTAATCAAGCGATGGGCAATGCCTTTGCCGATGCCTTTGCCAAAGCGAAAAAATAG
- a CDS encoding putative metalloprotease CJM1_0395 family protein, translating into MNIVTPIPTAVVFTTANINTEAARRDNTLRETVPALTGSENSAAESGLASDHDKVKSPAQPLVYERPQVQSQGDPASDIQKNADQDNAQQESAGKQDAEQEQQAQQEQQEKAQIDELKKRDTEVRTHEQAHANTGGQYAGAPKYEYTTGPDGKRYATGGEVSIDVSVENSPEDTIRKMQQVKSAALAPAEPSAQDLRVAAEASQKTFEARKELAEEKSEGVGVVAQNDTQSDTQGENVNAAGKSTVKSEFGPELDEIVRGTDEGTPIRDLDTSEVAKATLKSEQRGDVFASETGNAFATQASRDDNTLVAERVVQRYYQGVSEPKSYGLNFSA; encoded by the coding sequence ATGAACATTGTAACGCCTATCCCAACGGCGGTTGTTTTTACTACCGCCAATATCAACACTGAAGCTGCTCGCAGAGATAATACCCTGCGCGAAACAGTACCAGCGTTGACTGGGTCTGAAAATTCAGCCGCAGAATCGGGATTAGCCAGTGATCATGACAAAGTAAAAAGCCCCGCTCAACCCCTTGTATATGAGCGCCCTCAAGTGCAATCCCAAGGCGATCCTGCATCGGATATTCAGAAAAATGCTGATCAGGACAACGCCCAGCAAGAAAGTGCGGGTAAACAAGACGCTGAACAAGAACAACAAGCCCAGCAAGAGCAGCAAGAAAAAGCCCAAATAGACGAGTTGAAAAAACGCGATACTGAAGTACGTACTCACGAGCAAGCTCATGCCAACACAGGTGGCCAATACGCTGGCGCACCCAAGTATGAGTATACAACCGGACCGGACGGCAAGCGTTATGCCACAGGCGGAGAGGTGTCTATTGATGTATCAGTTGAGAATTCTCCTGAAGACACTATTCGCAAAATGCAGCAAGTCAAATCTGCAGCTCTCGCTCCTGCTGAGCCCTCGGCGCAAGACTTGAGGGTAGCGGCTGAAGCCAGCCAAAAAACGTTTGAAGCACGCAAAGAGCTAGCAGAAGAAAAAAGTGAAGGTGTTGGTGTTGTTGCTCAAAATGATACACAGAGTGATACCCAAGGTGAAAATGTAAATGCGGCAGGTAAATCGACTGTTAAATCAGAATTTGGCCCTGAGTTAGATGAAATAGTACGCGGTACTGATGAAGGTACGCCAATCCGAGACCTAGATACATCTGAAGTCGCTAAAGCCACCTTGAAAAGTGAGCAACGAGGTGACGTTTTTGCTAGTGAGACAGGCAATGCATTTGCTACTCAAGCTAGCAGAGACGACAACACCTTAGTAGCGGAGCGTGTTGTTCAACGGTATTACCAAGGGGTAAGCGAACCCAAAAGCTATGGTTTGAATTTCTCAGCCTAA
- the bioH gene encoding pimeloyl-ACP methyl ester esterase BioH encodes MHTTLKTRTVGSGPNFVLLHGWGVNSGVWQPIAKQLEQHFSVTYVDLPGFGENNQIMPKPYDLKNLAECVANVLPENSVLAGWSLGGLVAQHVALLEPTNVKQLILIATSPKFQKGNDWAGIDPNILQAFSQQLVKNLSKTIERFLAIQAMGSDSAKTDIRKIKNSIEASPQADIAALTAGLDILEHVDLRDQIAALKMPIHWMLGRLDSLVPVKLQGYVQRSLAKNHSVTIFPHASHAPFISHTEDFLIDLMENTLR; translated from the coding sequence ATGCACACGACTTTGAAAACACGTACGGTAGGCAGTGGTCCTAATTTCGTTCTACTTCATGGATGGGGAGTGAATAGCGGTGTTTGGCAGCCAATAGCCAAGCAGCTCGAGCAACATTTCAGCGTTACTTATGTTGATTTGCCAGGCTTTGGTGAGAACAATCAAATAATGCCTAAGCCGTACGATTTAAAAAATCTGGCTGAGTGTGTAGCGAACGTGCTCCCTGAGAACAGTGTGCTTGCAGGCTGGTCGTTAGGTGGCTTGGTTGCTCAACATGTTGCATTACTTGAGCCTACGAACGTTAAACAGTTGATACTAATAGCCACATCACCCAAATTCCAAAAAGGTAATGATTGGGCGGGGATTGATCCGAATATTCTGCAAGCGTTTTCGCAGCAACTAGTGAAAAACCTGAGCAAAACCATAGAGCGCTTTTTGGCAATACAGGCCATGGGCAGTGATTCAGCGAAAACAGATATTAGAAAGATAAAAAACAGTATAGAAGCGTCGCCCCAGGCGGATATTGCCGCACTGACAGCGGGGTTAGATATTTTAGAGCATGTTGATTTAAGAGACCAAATAGCGGCTTTGAAAATGCCGATACATTGGATGTTGGGGCGCCTTGATAGCTTAGTGCCTGTAAAGCTTCAAGGATATGTACAGCGAAGCTTAGCTAAAAATCACAGTGTTACGATTTTCCCCCATGCTTCACATGCGCCATTTATATCGCACACAGAGGATTTCCTGATTGATCTGATGGAAAACACCCTCAGGTGA